The proteins below come from a single Corylus avellana chromosome ca3, CavTom2PMs-1.0 genomic window:
- the LOC132176364 gene encoding methylsterol monooxygenase 1-1-like: MLPYQTLDEASAALGRNLTYSETLWFTYSARKSDYFLYCHTILFLFFVFSVIPLPLVFVEIARMVGFDRHKIQPKARLTLPEMFRCYKDVMRLFFLIVGPLQLVSYPSVKMIGIRTGLPLPSGWEIVAQLVVYFMVEDYTNYWIHRFLHNKWGYEKIHRVHHEYTAPIGFAAPYAHWAEILILGIPSFLGPAMVPGHMITFWLWIALRQIEAIETHSGYDFPWSPTKYIPFYGGAEYHDYHHYVGGQSQSNFASVFTYCDYIYGTDKGYRFQKRLFQKLNGELETSGEQNGGSYHISTQDLKSD; this comes from the exons ATGCTGCCGTACCAGACGCTCGACGAGGCCTCGGCCGCGCTGGGCCGAAACCTGACCTACTCGGAGACCCTCTGGTTCACCTACTCGGCCCGGAAGTCCGACTACTTCCTCTACTGCCACaccattctttttctcttcttcgtCTTCTCAGTCATCCCTCTCCCTCTCGTCTTCGTGGAGATCGCGCGCATGGTCGGCTTCGACCGCCACAAGATTCAGCCCAAGGCCAGGCTGACTTTGCCCGAAATGTTTCGCTGCTACAAGGACGTCATGCGCCTCTTCTTTCTCATCGTGGGTCCGCTGCAGCTCGTTTCTTATCCTTCTGTTAAG ATGATTGGGATTCGAACGGGATTGCCATTGCCTTCAGGATGGGAAATTGTTGCACAGTTGGTAGTGTATTTCATGGTAGAGGATTATACGAATTATTGGATCCACAGGTTTCTACATAACAAATGGGGTTACGAGAAGATTCATCGAGTTCACCATGAATATACAGCTCCAATTGGATTTGCAGCACCATATGCGCATTGGGCTGAAATTTTGATCCTCGGGATTCCTTCTTTCCTCGGACCAGCCATGGTGCCTGGCCACATGATCACGTTCTGGTTGTGGATTGCTTTACGGCAGATTGAGGCGATAGAAACTCACAGCGG GTATGACTTCCCTTGGAGTCCCACAAAATATATTCCATTTTATGGTGGTGCTGAGTATCATGACTACCATCATTATGTCGGAGGACAAAGCCAGAGCAACTTTGCTTCAGTTTTCACCTACTGTGATTACATTTATGGAACTGACAAG gGCTATCGGTTTCAGAAGAGGCTCTTTCAGAAG TTGAATGGGGAGTTGGAAACCAGTGGGGAGCAGAATGGAGGCTCATACCATATTTCTACCCAAGATCTTAAATCTGACTAG